From Patulibacter sp. SYSU D01012:
CGCCCGCCGGTCGCGCCCTCCTCCCCCGCGGCGCGCCGCGGGCGCCGGCCCGCGCCGTCTCCTCGGCGCGGTCCGACGCCCGCGGGGGCCGGTGCGCCGGGGCCGCCCGGCCGGGCCGCCGCGCGGGCGGCCCGGTGCGTCCTCGTCCCTAGCGGGAGTACGCCGCCGGCACGCCGCCGTCGACGTTGAGGATGTTGCCGGTGGACTTGCCCGACCGCGCCTCGGAGGCGAAGTGCAGGGTCGCCTCGGCGATGTCCTCGGGCAGGATCAGCACCTTCAGCGTGTTGCGCTGGCGGTAGTGCTCCTCGAGCTCGTCGGGGCTCAGGCCGTAGTTCGCGGCCCGCTCCTCGCGCCAGTTGCCCTGCCAGATCTTCGAGCCGCGCAGGACCGCGTCCGGGTTGACCGTGTTGACGCGGATGCCGTCGGCGCCGCCCTCCTCGGCCAGGCAGCGGGCCAGGTGCAGCTCGGCGGCCTTCGCCGAGCTGTACGCCGACGCGTTCTTGCCGGCGACGAGCGCGTTCTTCGACGAGATGAACACGATCGAGCCGCCGGTGGCCTGCTCGCGCAGGATGCGGAACGCCTCGCGCGAGACGAGGAAGTAGCCCGTGCCGAGGATGCGGTGGTTGCGCTCCCACTCCTCCAGGGTGGTGTCCTCGATCGCCGAGCTCGACGCGATGCCGGCGTTGCTGACGAGGATGTCCACGCCGCCGAACCGGCGGACGGCGTCGCGGTACGCGGCGCGCACCGACTCCTCGGACGTGACGTCGCCGCCGATGCCGATGCCGTCGGGGCCGACCGCCTCCTGGGCGCCGTCGGCGTCCAGGTCGAAGCCGGCGACGACCGCGCCGGCCGCGCGCAGGCGGGCCGAGATCGCGCGGCCGATGCCGCCGCCCGCGCCGGTCACGAACGCGACCTTGCCCTGCAGCTCGCCGGGCGCCGGGGCCAGGGAGAGCTTGTAGAGCTCGAGGGGCCAGTACTCGACGGCGAACGACTCCTCGGCCGTCAGCGAGACGAACTCGTCGACGGCGTCGGCGCCGGCCATCACCTCGATGGCGCGGTGGTACAGGTCGCGCGACATCGACGCGTTCTTCGGCGTCGTGCCGACGCCGACCAGGCCGACGCCCTGGATCAGGACGACGCGCGGGTCGGGGTCGCTGATCGGGACGGCGCCCGCGGTCTGGCCCGGCATGCGGACGTCCGGGTTCTCCGCGTTCGCCGCGTGGTAGGCGCGGTACGCCTCGCGGTAGGCCGCGGCGCGCTCCTTCACGCGCTCGACGAGCACCGACGCGTCCTCGGAGGACGGGTCGAAGGGCACCCACATCGGGAGCATCTTCGTGTGGACCAGGTGGTCCGGGCACGCGGCGCCGATCGTCACCAGCTCGGGGGCGCGCTCCGAGGTGACGAACTCGATCGCCGGGGCGGACTGGTCGACGAGCAGCACCTTCGCGCGCTCGCTCGACACCGCGCCGCGCAGGGACGGCAGGATCTGGTCCAGGACGGCCAGGCGGCCCTCCTCGTCCAGCGTCGAGGCGGCGTCGGACGGGCCGCCGAAGCGGCGCGCGTCGCCGGCGCGCTCGTTCATGAACGTCGCGGCCTCGTTGATGATCGAGATCGTGCGGCGGTACGTGTCCTCCGCCGAGTCGCCCCAGACCACCAGCCCGTGCTTGGCCAGGACGACGAGCTCGGCGTCCGGGTTGTCGCGGACCGCCTCGCCGATCTGCTTCGCGAGCCCGAACCCGGGGCGGATGTAGGGGATCCACAGCGCGCGGTCGCCGAAGCACTCGCGGATGAGCGCCTCGCCGTTCTTCGCGCCGGCGATGACGTTGATCCCGTCCGGGTGCGTGTGGTGGACGTGGTCCGCCGGGATGAACGCGTGCAGCAGCGTCTCGATCGAGCCGCGCGGCATCGTCGGGTCGAGCATGGAGCGCCCGACGTACGCGACCATCTCCTCGTCGCTCATGTCCGGGCGGTCCATCAGCGGCAGGAGCTCGTCGAGCTTCAGGCCGGTGAAGTTCTTCTCGGTCATCGTGGCGAGGTCGGAGCCCGAGCCCTTCACCCACATCGCGCGGACCTCGCGGCCCGTGTGATCCGTCGTGACGCCCTTGGCGGACGTGTTGCCGCCGCCGATGTTCGCGACCGCGCGGTTGGCGCCGAGCAGGTGCGAGGCCAGCACGACCTGCCCGAGCGGGTCGGAGGGGACGCCGTCGGCGGGCCAGAGGTCGTCGGCCAGGTTGACGAGGGGGACGGTGGTGCTCATCGCTGCTCCTCCTGCCGGGTGCGGCAGGTCGTGGTGCTGGAAGGGGTGTGGGTGCCGCGGGGCGTCGGGGCGTGGAGGGGGCTCATCGGCCCCAGCCCCCGGCGACGCCCGCCTGGGAGCCGCGCTCGGCGTACAGCTTCTCCATGTAGCCGCCCGACCGCAGGTCGCCGACCGGGTCGACGGACGCGCCGAGGCTCTCGCGCACGGCCGCGGTCAGCGGTCGCACGTCGGTGGCGAACGCGTCGGCCAGCAGGCCGTAGGCGCCGTTGACGTCGCCGGCCTGCTGGGCGGCGCGCAGCTTCGTGCGGTCCACGAGCAGCGCCTTGGCGTACGCGTCCTGGATGTTCAGGACCGAGCGCAGGATCGCCTCGACCTTCGACTCGACGTTGTGCGACTGGTCGAGCGTGACCCGCGGCAGCTGCGGCAGGGCCGCGAGCTCGACGAAGATGCAGAACAGCGCGAACGGGTTGACGGACCCCGTGATGAGGTCGTCGTCGGCGTAGCGGCGGTCGTTCGTGTGGAAGCCGCCGAGCAGGCCGTAGGAGGCCAGGACGGCGACGATCTGCTCGATGTTGACGCCCTGGGCGTGGTGCCCCAGGTCGACCAGGACCTTCGCGCGCTCGCCGATCTCGCGGCAGAGCAGGGCGGCCGAGCCCCAGTCGGGCAGGTCGGTGGCGTAGAACGCCGGCTCGAACAGCTTGTACTCGACGAGCAGCTCGGTGCCGTGCTGCTCCGTGGCCCGATCGAGCTCCTGCAGGCAGGCGAGCATCCGCTGGCGGCGCTCGAGCAGGTCGTCCTGGCCGGCGTAGTTCGTGCCGTCCGCGAACCACAGCGACAGGGCGCCCGAGCCCGTGGCGGCGGCGATCTCGCCGCACTCGAGCAGGTGCTCCGTCGCCTTCGCGCGGATGCCGGCGTCGGGGTTCGTGACGCTGCCGAGCTTGTAGTCGGGGTCCTGGAACAGGTTGGG
This genomic window contains:
- a CDS encoding TIM barrel protein; this translates as MTDYEHLAGRLQDAGVDVDAVQKQLGALTVEVPSWGFGDAGTRFAVFQQPGRPRDVFERIDDAAEVHRLSGTSSTVALHIPWDAVEDPAELGAYIQGKGLKTGPINPNLFQDPDYKLGSVTNPDAGIRAKATEHLLECGEIAAATGSGALSLWFADGTNYAGQDDLLERRQRMLACLQELDRATEQHGTELLVEYKLFEPAFYATDLPDWGSAALLCREIGERAKVLVDLGHHAQGVNIEQIVAVLASYGLLGGFHTNDRRYADDDLITGSVNPFALFCIFVELAALPQLPRVTLDQSHNVESKVEAILRSVLNIQDAYAKALLVDRTKLRAAQQAGDVNGAYGLLADAFATDVRPLTAAVRESLGASVDPVGDLRSGGYMEKLYAERGSQAGVAGGWGR
- a CDS encoding bifunctional aldolase/short-chain dehydrogenase — its product is MSTTVPLVNLADDLWPADGVPSDPLGQVVLASHLLGANRAVANIGGGNTSAKGVTTDHTGREVRAMWVKGSGSDLATMTEKNFTGLKLDELLPLMDRPDMSDEEMVAYVGRSMLDPTMPRGSIETLLHAFIPADHVHHTHPDGINVIAGAKNGEALIRECFGDRALWIPYIRPGFGLAKQIGEAVRDNPDAELVVLAKHGLVVWGDSAEDTYRRTISIINEAATFMNERAGDARRFGGPSDAASTLDEEGRLAVLDQILPSLRGAVSSERAKVLLVDQSAPAIEFVTSERAPELVTIGAACPDHLVHTKMLPMWVPFDPSSEDASVLVERVKERAAAYREAYRAYHAANAENPDVRMPGQTAGAVPISDPDPRVVLIQGVGLVGVGTTPKNASMSRDLYHRAIEVMAGADAVDEFVSLTAEESFAVEYWPLELYKLSLAPAPGELQGKVAFVTGAGGGIGRAISARLRAAGAVVAGFDLDADGAQEAVGPDGIGIGGDVTSEESVRAAYRDAVRRFGGVDILVSNAGIASSSAIEDTTLEEWERNHRILGTGYFLVSREAFRILREQATGGSIVFISSKNALVAGKNASAYSSAKAAELHLARCLAEEGGADGIRVNTVNPDAVLRGSKIWQGNWREERAANYGLSPDELEEHYRQRNTLKVLILPEDIAEATLHFASEARSGKSTGNILNVDGGVPAAYSR